The region CCCGTCGATTCTCCCAAAATAGAAGGGCTCGATGTGGCGGGGCGGCTCATCACCGCCGAAAGAGTCGGGGGAGATTATTACGATTGCTTCACAAATGATCCTAAAAAACCGTCCTTCGTCATAGCAGATGTGTCGGGGCATTCGGTCGGCGCCGCTCTTATCATGGCGGCCTTCCGCTCGGCCATGAGGGCACAGCGCGATTGGGAATTCAACTCTTCCGAGTTGATGCAGAAGATCAACACGATACTTTTTGAGGATCTCTTTCAGGCAGAGCAATTCATTTCGGCCACCTATCTTCAGTACATCAAATCGCGTCAGTTGATAGAATATACAAGCGCCGGCCATCCTCCGCCGATAGTGTGGCGAAACGCCGACGCAGCTTTCGAAGAACATGGCACCGGCGATCCTCTTCTGGGGATAGAACCCAAGGCGGTCTTTCACCAGAGGCAGGTCGTAGTGTCGAAGGGCGATGTCATAGTTCTTTACACGGACGGAATAACGGAGGCCGTGGACAAAAATGGGGAGCGCTTTGGCCACGATCGTCTGAAGGAGTGTCTGCGCGATGCGGTGGTCGGAAGCGCTCAACAGATAGTCGATGTCCTTGTTGAAACGGTTCAGGCCTTCATAGATCCGCTTCCAGCGAGAGACGATATAACAGCGTTGGTGATCAAGGTTGGCTGAGCTCAAAGCGAATTCTGACAGGAGATTACGATGTCCTACGAGGAAGCCTGCGAATTTTTAGAACTCTTGAGGCCCAAGGGATTTCACATGGATTTGGGGCCCATCACGGAGGGGTGCTCTTCGATGGGACAGCCGCAAAGCGAATATCCTTCCGTCCATATAGGCGGTACGAACGGGAAGGGGTCGACAGCGGCGTTCATGACGGAAATCCTCATGAAGAGCGGATATCGCGTTGGACTCTACACCTCTCCGCATCTGGTTAATGTCAGGGAGCGCATTCAGGTAAATCGAAAAGAAATATCCGAAGATGATTTTTCGAATGTCATCGGCATGATCAGAAACTCGCTGATGGATGAGCGCTCGCTCAGTTTTTTTGAAATGCTGACGTTGGCCGCGTTCGTTCATTTCAGGGAGTCGAAGGTGGAGATCGCGGTATTCGAAACCGGGCTCGGCGGGCGTCTTGATGCCACCAATGTCATTATCCCCAAGGTGTCGATTATCACCCCCATATCATTCGATCATACCGAACACATCGGAAGGACTCTGTCGGAAATTGCGAGGGAGAAAGCCGGAATAATCAAACGCGGCGTCCCTACGGTCACGGCTTATCAGCCTGCGGAAGTTATGAACGTCATCAAAAATGCCTGCGATGATATCGGCTCGCCTCTCTGCACGGCTTCTCCAGATGATGTGAAAGGCGAGCTCGGGCTCAAGGGCGAACATCAGAGGCAAAACGCATCATGTGCGGTGCAGGCTGCGGATATACTTGTCGAATACGGTTTTCACATAGACAACGTCGAAAAAGCGCTGCTCGAGACATCCTGGCCGGGAAGGCTGGAGGTCGTCTCGCAGTCGCCGATGGTGATCCTCGATGGCGCCCACAACGTAGCTGGCGCGGAGTCCCTCGCATGTTTTGTCAGAAGCAGCGTTCCAAAAAAGAAGGCCGTACTCATGTTGGGCGTTCTTGGCGACAAGGACTTCTCCGGGTTGATCCGCCCGTTGGCACCGCTTTTCAGCAGGATCATCTGTGTTCGGGCCCCTTCGGAGAGGGCCGCGTCACCAAAGGATCTCGCTGCCGCTGCCAGATCTTCCGGGGCGGATATCTCCATAGAGGATGGTGTCGTCGATGCCCTGAAAAAGACGATGAAAAAACTCGGGAAGGATGAGACTCTCATCGTCTCCGGTTCCCTGACGGTCGTAGGGGAGGCCAAGGCCTTCTTTAACAGGATCTCCTGATGGCAAAAAAGAGATTATATCTCATCGACGGTTCCAACTACTTATTTCGCGCCTTCTATGCGATTCCCAGACTGACCAATTCCAAAGGTTTTCCGACGAACGCCCTCCACGGCTTTGCGAAGATGCTCCTCAAGCTTCAGAAGGAGGGCAAGCCGGAATACATGGCGGTTTGCTTCGATCGTCCGGAGCCAACCTTTCGGGACGGGATTTTTGAAAATTACAAGGCCAACAGACAGGCTCCGCCCGAGGATCTCGAAAAACAGTTTCCATATATGCGCCCGCTTGTCGAGGCACTTGGGCTTAAAGGGGTCGATCTCCCGGGGTACGAGGCCGATGATATCATCGGAACGCTGGCGAAAAAGTATGCCTCCGATGATACCGAGGTTGTAATAGTCTCCGGCGATAAGGATATGATGCAGCTGATAGGTCCAAATGTCATCATGTACGACGGCATGAAGGATAAATGGGTTGGCGACAAAGAGGTGATTGAAAAATTTGGCGTTGCTCCGGAAGGTGTGGTTGAAGTTCTCGGTCTGGCGGGGGACTCATCCGACAATGTTCCCGGGATATCCGGGGTTGGTCCGAAAACTGCTTCCAAACTGATACGGGAATACGGCAGCATAGAAAAGGTCATCAAGAATGCGGAAAGGATCGGTGGCAGCCTCGGCAAAAAACTTCTGGATGGTGCGGAGCTGGCCCGTATTTCATTGAGCCTAGTTAGGATAGCTACCGATGCCCCGCTCGATATACAACTCAAGGATCTCGTCCCTAAAAGGATGGGGGGGGAGCAAGCCGTCGCGTTTTTTAAAGAGTTAGAATTTTCAGGGCTTCTGACTGAACTCGGAGAAAATACATTTGAATCCACAATATCCTTCGAGAAATACTTCACAGTTACAGAAGAAAAAGCTTTGATAAAGCTATGTAACAGCTTAAAAAATAAAGAATATTTATCCATAGACCTCGAGACTACCTCCCTTGATCCGATCGACGCCAAGATCGTGGGGTTCTCCCTCTCCTGGGAGGCCGGTGAGGCTGCCTATCTTCCCATCGGACATCTTCCTTCAGCTCCTTCCAACCTCTGCGATCAAGGGCCTCTCTTTGAAATTTCGGACCCTCCGGCACAGCTGACCATCGAGGAGATAAAAAGGCATCTGGGGCCGCTTCTTGCCGAGCCTTCTCTCCCCCTGATCGGCCAGAATCTGAACTATGATCTTACCGTATTGAAGCAGCACGGTTTTCAATATGCCGGGGTGCACTTTGATACGATGATAGCCTCATATCTGATAGATCCCCTCGGGGAGCATGACCTGGATTCGCTTGCCGAAAAATATCTCGAGCACAGGATGATCCGATATGAGGATGTCGTAGGGAAGGGTAAATCTGAGATCTGCTTTTCAAGAGTTCCGATAGATTCGGCGCGCGACTATGCCTGCGAGGATGCCGATGTGGCTCTGCGCCTTTTTCACATATTCAGAAAAGAGATAAAGGAAAAATGCCGCGACCTCTTCAATAAGATAGAGATGCCGTTGATCGATCCCCTTGTGGACATGCAGATAGCGGGGGTGAAGGTGGATTCCGGAAAGCTTGCCCGGATAGGGGCCGATTTCGCGAATAAGCTGGGATCTCTGGAGAAGAAAATTTTTGAGCTTGCGGGCGAGGAGTTCAACGTCAATTCTACGAAGCAGCTTGGCGTCATACTGTTTGAAAAGCTCTCCCTCAAAGGGGGCAAAAAAACGAAAACCGGTTATTCCACGAGCCAGGAGATTCTGGAGGAGCTTTCATCGCAGCATGAACTTCCTGGCAAGGTTCTAGAATACAGGACTCTTTCGAAATTGAAATCCACCTACGTCGATGCGTTGCCCCAGCTCATATACAAGCGCAGCGGAAGGATTCACACCTCTTTCAATCAGGCCAGAACGGCGACAGGGAGGCTCTCTTCTTCGGATCCGAATCTTCAGAATATACCGGTGCGCGGGGAAGAGGGAAGGCGAATTCGCGAGGCTTTTGTAGCTGAAAAGGGTTTCAAACTCCTCTCGGCGGATTATTCCCAGATAGAGTTGCGCGTTTTGGCCCACATGTCCGGCGACGAAAACCTTCTGCAGGCCTTCGCGGAGGGGCTCGATGTACACGCCATAACGGCCTCCGGAATTTTTGGGGTGCGCGTGAGGGATGTCACAAGGGAGCAGCGCACGGTCGGCAAGACGGTCAACTTCGCTACGATATACGGTCAGGGGGCCTTCGGGCTTTCAAAACAGCTTGGGATTTCTGCGGGTGAGGCGGCGAGTTATATAGAAAATTATTTCAAGAAGTATCCTGCCGTAGCCAAATATCGCGAACTCGTTTTATACGAGGCGAAAAACAGGGGATACGTCGAGACCCTATTTGGAAGAAGGCGTCCGGTAGGGGAGCTTTCAAGCCAGAACAGGATGGCGGTGCAGATCGCCGAGCGTGTTGCCTTCAATACGGTTTTTCAGGGGACTGCCGCCGATATAATCAAGATAGCCATGATAGATATACATGCCGGGATAGGCGATATTTCCAAAGGGGCGAAGATGATAGTCCAGGTTCATGACGAACTCCTCTTTGAGGTCCCTGATGGAGATTGTGAGGTTTTGAAGAGCTTCGTAGTTTCGAAGATGGAGGGGGCGGCGCAACTCAAAGTTCCGCTTGTGGTCGATGTTGGAATAGCCGATAACTGGGCCGAAGCCCACTGATTAATCTGGGGAGGAAATATGTCTGAGAAAATTATGCTGCTTCCGGTGGATATGGCAAAAGAGTTCATGAACGACGTTCTTGTCGGCATGGGCGTTCCGAAGGAGGACGCGCTCATCTGTCGGGACGTCCTTATAGCTTCGGATCTCAAAGGGATCGATTCGCACGGCATCGGCAGGCTCAAGATGTATTATGACAGAATAAAACTCGGCGTGCAGAAACCCGTAACAGAGTTAGAGATCGTAAAAGATACCGAGACGACTGCCGTGGTCGACGGGCATCATGGCATGGGGCATGTTATCGGGTTCAGGTCAATGCGCATTGCGATCGATAAGGCGAAAAAATTCGGACTCGGCGCGGTGGCCGTTAGAAATTCCACGCACTACGGAATAGCCGGATACTATCCCGAAATGGCCGTGAAGGAAAATATGGCGGGATTCACATTCACCAATGCCAGACCATCCATCGCGCCTACATTTGGAGTGGAACCGCTGCTCGGCACGAATCCTCTTACCTTCGGAGCTCCCACTGATGAGCCTTTCCCGTTCGTGATCGACTGCGCCACATCGATAACTCAGCGTGGGAAGCTGGAGCTCTACGATCGTCAGGAGAAGGAGACCCCAGTCGGACTTGCGATCAACAACCTCGGGCAATCCCTTACCGATACGAAAAAGCTGCTCTCGGCGCTAACGAAGGGGGATGCCGCGCTTCTTCCGATAGGTGGAGAGAGCGAACTCTATGGCGGGCATAAGGGATATGGTTGGGCGGTGATGGTCGAGATTCTCTCTGCGGCGCTACAGGATGGTGCCTATTTGAAGGGGCTCCTCGGTGAAGATGAATCGGGCAAGCCTGCTCCGTACAGACTCGGCCACTTCTTTCTCGCTATAGATATCGAGCATTTCATCCCGATATCTATCTTCAAGAAGATCGCTGGAAATATCGTAAGGACTCTCAGGAATTCACAGAAGGTTCCAGGTGCCGGGAGGATCTACACCGCAGGGGAGAAGGAATACGAGTCGGAGCGGCTCAGGGGGAAAGAGGGAATCCCGATAAACAACAATTTGAGAAAAAATCTTATCACTATGCGCGACGAGCTGGGCCTGGCGAAGTATCAAACGAGCTTTTAGGAGGTGTGGCTACCCGCTGCATCCGGCGCTTATTATTTTGTCCGCCAGTTCCGCGAAGCCTTTTCCCGATTTCGATTTCGTTATGAACTTGGGCATCGATTTTATCCTGTTTGCAAAGTCCATCACGTTTGCAACTCCTACGCTCAGGTCGAAGAAATCGAACATCGGTTCGTCGTTGGGAGAGTCACCGCAGAAAGTGAATAGGCTGTTTTTCTTTTCGACATCTATCCCGAGTTCGTTTTTTGCGAATATCTTGGCTGTGGTGAGTTTATTGTAATCGCCGAACCATCCATTGATGTGGATCGAGCTGATCTTGGTCGTGGCTCCGTGCCGCTTGAATATTTCCTCGACCTTTTCGATATCGGCATCGGAGAGCCTGGGGACGTCCTCGCAGAAATCTATGGCGAGCTCAAATTCCCGATAATCCTGGTCGCTGGATATCCCCGCAGATGGGACCTCGGAGAGAACTTCAGCGCGTATCTTTTCCAAACCCTGCTTGAATTCCCCACGCCGGGATTTGTCCGCTGTGTAGTACTTCTGCATTCTGCCTTCCTTCATCATGAAGTAAAAGGCGCCGTTTTCACCGACTATAGCCTCGACGGGCCACATCCGAGCTATATGATCACACCATCCGGCGGGGCGCCCGGTTATGGGGACGATGACTTTTCCTGCCTCCTTCAGTTTCCACATCGCCGCGTAGGCCTCGGGTCTTATTTTACCCTCGCTGGAAAGGGTGTCATCTATGTCGAAAAAGATGACCCGTATATTCTCCGCCTGCAGTTCTGAAATATCTTTTGGCATAATTGAGTTTTCCTTTCAAAGACGGGCGATATCAATTAGATTGGCGCAAGTCAAACCGGGAAGTGAAGACGGAGGAGGCGCAATTATACCGAAGGGCCCCTGAAGAGATCATCTCTATATGCTTCGACATTACTATAGGAATCTCTGAAAAGCTAGCGGCAACAATAACTTCGACCATGGACAATTGACCATCGACCAAAACATCAAGAAGCTAGAATCTAGAAGTGAGAAGCAATATTTTTACAGGCGAGATTTTTCTAGCTTCTAGCCTCTCGCTTCTAGCTTCTGTTTTTCCCAGTCACGGTTGTTACGGGGATGACAATCGCATAGTTTTTAGAGGTGCCCTGAATTTGCTGATTTTTAAGAGGTTACTTATAGAAGGATGAGCTGCGAAAACAGTACACGTCAACCATTGATCTGAAATTGCATCAGCGTATCGCCTATTTGTATCTCATCCCCGTTGGAAAGGACGTGTTCACTGACGCGCTCTCCATTGACGAAGGTTCCGTTCGAACTGTTCAAATCCTCGACGACGAACTCGTTTCCGTGCTGCTGTATTTGGGCGTGCTGTCTGCTGCATTTTGAATCGCGCAGAGTCACGGTGTTTGATTCGGCGCGGCCGAAGGAGACAATACCCTTCAGGGGGTAGGCTGTCCCCGACATCTCCCCGCTGATTACAAGTATCCTCGGGTGTGGCGATCTTCCCCCGATGATCTCCTCGATGGGGGCTTTTATCGTGCTGCTCTCCTCTGTTTGATCCGGTTCTCTGGATTCGGGTTCCGAAGATTCGGCCGAGAAGTAGTCATCCTGCGGTTCCTCGGAAAGAAGCAGGTTGACTGCGTCGGTTTCGCGGTCGAGCTCGGTGGATGGACTCGTGGTGTCCGCTTCTCTTATCGCAGATATCATGGGGTCTTCCGAAAACTCGGAGATCTCCTCTTCGGGGTGGCTTTCCTCCTGCTTTACGAAGAGCCCATCGTCGTCCTCGAATATCGATTGATATCTGCTGATATTACTCTCCACTGCTGCGAGGACCGTCTCGAACTTACGAATCTTTTCCTGTTCTGCCTTGGAGGCTTCCCTAAATTCGTTCTCGGCGAATTCTCCCAGCGTGTTACGGAAATTGACCTCTTCGAGCTTATGCTTATGTTCGGCGAGTTGACCGTTGATTTTGGAGCGGGTGCTTTCGAGTATGCTGAGTTCTTTGTCGATCTCCTCTTTTTTTTCAAGGAGCGAGTCGGTGGAGCTGGCGAGCCTCTCTTCATAATCTTTTCTGACTCGCTCATAAACTTTTTCGGTTACCTGACCCTTGTGTTCCTCTATTCTTCTGAGGCGGTCTTTGATGACGCGCCATTCTTCCATAGCGTGCGTCGCCGCCTCGACCAGCGCGTGGTTGATTGGAAATTCAAGTTCTATAGGCTTCTCCGCCGTCATTTTGATCTCCTGTGCATTTTTGGGTTTCCGACAGCGGGCGATAATATGGAAGAGGGGGAGGACGGTCAATATTTCTTTTGCCGTCCGATGGCCAATTGAATCTTAAAATTTGCAAGCTCTCATCGCTGCGTAGTCCAGCCTCTTTCCGAATATCTGATCCTCGCTATTTCCAGCGCCCTTGACAGCTCCTCGGGGAGATAGTCTCCCCTGCGCCATTTTTTACCCTTTGTGAAGGCGTGAAAGAGGGCTTGTCCGAGCTCTCCTCTGCTTATGCGAGGATTTTGCTCTTTGACGGAGGAGACCCTTTTCATGACGCTTTTTACGAGTTTGTCGCGCATTTTTTCGTCGGGGACCCTCAGCAGTGAGAACATCTTCTCAACATCTACGCTGTAGAGAATCGTGCCGTGCTGCAGGAGGACGCCTTTCTTTCTGGTCTGCGCGCTGCCAGAGAGCTTCCGTTCGTTGATGACGACGTCGTTGATGGGGCTGAAGCGGGCAGCTATTCCAATGCTGGTAAGGGCCTCCACGATATGCCCACAGATGACTTCGTAGCTTGCAGCTATCTCGCTGGGGTAGATTTGTTCGGGTGCTATGAGGGAGTAGGTGATTTCGCCCTTCCTGTCGTGATAAACCGCTCCCCCTCCTGTAATCCTTCTGACGATCTCTGTTCCGGAGGAGCGGCATGCCTCTTCATTCACCTCATTTTCATACCCCTGAAAATAGCCTATGCTTACAGCGGAGGGGTTCCAGGAGTAGAATCGTATAGTCGGATCAGCCCCCAGGCGAACCCTCTCCATAATAGCCTCGTCCAGCGCCATATTCATGGCGGCGCAAAAATCTTTTTCAGGGATTATTCTCCACATGCCATACTCACTACGGTTACGATATCTTGAGTCGAGGCTCCGATGAGTTGTGATTCCGAAAGTTCAAGCGAGAGCGCCTCAACGCATGCTTTGGAATCCAGGGGTATGGGTCGTCCGGCGAAGAGTTTCTCAATTTTCGAAATATCTTCCTCCGGGTGCAGGAAGAAGTCGCCGGTTATCATGGCGTCCTTTATCTTTCCATCTTCTACGCAGACTTTCGCGCGCAGCATCTTTCCGCCATGGACCTTGTAAATCGTCTCAGCCATAAAACTCCTTATAGATCTGGCGACTTTATTGAAAGAAGTTGCTTTTTAGCAAGCTGAAAGAAGTTCTTTTCGTTGCATGTGCCGCCGAATTATCATATTTCTGAGGCCTGCCATTCAGGAATTTTGGGAGGAGGGATTATGGAAATAGCCAAATTCATAGATCACACGCTGCTAAAGCAGGAAGCCATCCCCGCCGATATAGAAAAACTGTGCAAGGAGGCGATCTCGAACAGATTTGCCGCTGTATGCGTCAATCCTGTCTATGTTCCGCTTGCGGCCAAGCTGCTGGGCGGGAGCGGGGTGGAGGTGGCTACGGTAGTGGGTTTCCCTCTCGGCGCTAACACTTCTCGCACTAAAGTCCAGGAGACCGAGGAAGCGCTTGTCAACGGTGCAACCGAGATCGACATGGTCATGGCCATAGGCCTCTATAAGGCCGGGAGCTTTGCGGAGGTGAGGAAGGATATAGAGATGGTGGTCCGGGCCGCTGCAGGCCGCACTGTGAAGGTCATCTTAGAGAGCTGTCTGCTTACCGAGAAGGAAATTGAGGATGCGAGCATCATCTCCGCCGACGCCGGAGCCGCCTACGTCAAGACTTCCACCGGCTTTTCAACCGGCGGAGCCACCGTCGAAGCGGTAGCCGCGATGAAGAGGGCGGTCGGCGATAGGTGTAAGATAAAGGCCAGCGGAGGAATCAGGACGCGCGATGTTGCTCTGCTTATGATAGATGCCGGCGCATCGAGGATAGGGACATCCTCGGGTGTGGCTATAGTGAATCCATAGCGCGTAGAAGCCATTTTCAAAACGGAGGGATTGTGCAGATAGAATCATTTTTTGACTGTGTTGAAGAGTCTGCCCGGTGGATACAGAAGAAGATATCAACTTCGCCGTCGGCTGCCGTCGTTCTCTCTGGAGGGCTCGAGAAATTTTTGAACTCCATGACGGATCAAACGGCGATACCCTATAAAGAGATTCCGAATTTTCCGACTCCCCGTGCTGAGGGGCATGCGGGGAGGCTGGTATTCGGTAAATTCCAAGGGAATCCAGTAGCCGTAATGCAGGGGCGTTTTCATTATTATGAGGGGCATCCTCCTCACGTCATAGTTTTTCCGTATTTCGTACTGGAGAAATTGGGAGTGCGATTTCTAATCACCACTAATGCGGTGGGGGGGATTCGTCGCGATCTGAAGCCCGGCGATATCATGGTTGTAAATGACCACATCAATTTTATGGGGATGAATCCTTTGATAGGGATAGCGACCCAGAGGAAGAGCGATCAGTTTACGGACATGACGCGCGCTTATGATCCTGAGTTGAGGGAGCTGGCTCATAAAGTCGCCAGCGAGATGAAGCTGGACCTGAAGGAAGGGGTTTATCTTGCGACATCGGGTCCCAACTATGAGACCAAGGCGGAGATCGGCGCATTTCGCCAGCTGGGGGCCGACGCGGTAGGGATGTCCACCGTTCCTTCGGTCATAGCTGCAAACTTTCTAAAGATGCGCGTGCTGACCCTGTCGTGCATAGCCAACCCCGCTGCTGACCTGCATCCTGGTGAGATGAATCACAAGGAAGTGCTCGCCGCCATGAACGAGCTCGCTCCGAAGGCGGTGGATTTGATTCGAGGAGTGCTCGGAGATATCTTCGAAAAAAATGTTTAGCCTTCCGCCGGCGTTACTGTGATCGAAGCTGTTCCTTCCACTTCCATGCTTCCAACCGGAGGATCTCCGATGGTCTCTTTGGGGATTACCAGCGGAGTCGTGGTTTCATCGTCGCTCAAATTTACAACTATGGATCGTATCGGAGGGCGGGCCTTTGAGAGCGCCTTTTCAAACCATCTTTCAGGCGGCCCCGAGGTTTCAAAGCGCGCCCCTGGGGCGTCGTGGAAGGTGCAGTTGGATTGCCAGTTTTCGCTTATTCCCTGCTTGAACTGAATTCTTATGTCCCCCTTTTCCTCGCTATCCTTGCGGAACGTGAGTTCAAATGGAACCTTCGGAATTGTTATGTTTAGGGCGCATTCGCCCGTGGGCCATTTTGCGAGATAGCCATCGACTTCAGCGTCTATATCCAGATCCCCCTTTATCACAGAGGTGCTGGCGTTGGCATTTCCGCTGAGCTCCCATCTGTAGCGTACCGTGAAGGAGTCCGGGGAGTTGTCGAAGACGTAATTCATGACCACCATTCCGGATATGCTCACCTTTCGCCTGTCATCTCCTTCACCGGCTGCACCGCCTTCAATGCGAGGAATCTCCTGGGGGAGTTCATCCTGATATTGCTCATCCTCATCCTGAAGCTCTTGGTCCGCGTCGCTGGGAAGGAGTTCCTTGTCTATCACCCCTTCAAGCATCGTGTCTGCATTCTGTGCGATTGCTGATGAGGCGCAGACCATGCAGAGGAGGGATGCGAACAGGATGTAGATGTATAGGATACGCTTACGCATGACGGGCGATTCTAAGTTAATTCACAAATTCCTCAAGATATTTCGATTTGAAACCCTCTGGATTTTTAAAACGGTGGTTGAAAAAGTACTTTCACACTGATTTGAGTTGCATATCCTCGAGCAGTTGGGATATATATCGGCTCCCTCTTTGATGGGCAAATAAGCTTTAAATATCAAGCAGTTGGAGCTATAAAGGCTTCGACGCGGAGGTCTTTCGATGATAGAACGTTATTCCAGGCCGCAAATGGCAAAAATCTGGAGTGATGAGAGCAGATTCAGGAAATGGCTCAAGATTGAAATAGCGGTCTGCGAAGCGTGGGGAGCACTTGGAAAGATACCTAAAGAATCTATTCAAACAATAAAGTCTAAAGCCTCGTATGATATATCAAAAATAGCCGAGATTGAGGAGGAGGTTA is a window of Myxococcales bacterium DNA encoding:
- a CDS encoding lipoate--protein ligase family protein, producing the protein MWRIIPEKDFCAAMNMALDEAIMERVRLGADPTIRFYSWNPSAVSIGYFQGYENEVNEEACRSSGTEIVRRITGGGAVYHDRKGEITYSLIAPEQIYPSEIAASYEVICGHIVEALTSIGIAARFSPINDVVINERKLSGSAQTRKKGVLLQHGTILYSVDVEKMFSLLRVPDEKMRDKLVKSVMKRVSSVKEQNPRISRGELGQALFHAFTKGKKWRRGDYLPEELSRALEIARIRYSERGWTTQR
- a CDS encoding purine-nucleoside phosphorylase, whose product is MQIESFFDCVEESARWIQKKISTSPSAAVVLSGGLEKFLNSMTDQTAIPYKEIPNFPTPRAEGHAGRLVFGKFQGNPVAVMQGRFHYYEGHPPHVIVFPYFVLEKLGVRFLITTNAVGGIRRDLKPGDIMVVNDHINFMGMNPLIGIATQRKSDQFTDMTRAYDPELRELAHKVASEMKLDLKEGVYLATSGPNYETKAEIGAFRQLGADAVGMSTVPSVIAANFLKMRVLTLSCIANPAADLHPGEMNHKEVLAAMNELAPKAVDLIRGVLGDIFEKNV
- a CDS encoding FHA domain-containing protein, whose translation is MTAEKPIELEFPINHALVEAATHAMEEWRVIKDRLRRIEEHKGQVTEKVYERVRKDYEERLASSTDSLLEKKEEIDKELSILESTRSKINGQLAEHKHKLEEVNFRNTLGEFAENEFREASKAEQEKIRKFETVLAAVESNISRYQSIFEDDDGLFVKQEESHPEEEISEFSEDPMISAIREADTTSPSTELDRETDAVNLLLSEEPQDDYFSAESSEPESREPDQTEESSTIKAPIEEIIGGRSPHPRILVISGEMSGTAYPLKGIVSFGRAESNTVTLRDSKCSRQHAQIQQHGNEFVVEDLNSSNGTFVNGERVSEHVLSNGDEIQIGDTLMQFQING
- the deoC gene encoding deoxyribose-phosphate aldolase, which produces MEIAKFIDHTLLKQEAIPADIEKLCKEAISNRFAAVCVNPVYVPLAAKLLGGSGVEVATVVGFPLGANTSRTKVQETEEALVNGATEIDMVMAIGLYKAGSFAEVRKDIEMVVRAAAGRTVKVILESCLLTEKEIEDASIISADAGAAYVKTSTGFSTGGATVEAVAAMKRAVGDRCKIKASGGIRTRDVALLMIDAGASRIGTSSGVAIVNP
- a CDS encoding SpoIIE family protein phosphatase; its protein translation is MNEHSSTTSLEAVHSLSVAIATAADAGKIYDLILDVVVKTLGVERASIMRYDSSIGALRIVAARGISPEIVKNALVKVGEGISGKVFVSNEPLLIKEIKAEEAGPGKGQYRTKSLISAPVTCFPMKVGKDAFGVINVTDRSDGSPFTESDLKLLTTLANQAAAYLHIEQLMEERQANERLKQQLEIARQIQYRLVPVDSPKIEGLDVAGRLITAERVGGDYYDCFTNDPKKPSFVIADVSGHSVGAALIMAAFRSAMRAQRDWEFNSSELMQKINTILFEDLFQAEQFISATYLQYIKSRQLIEYTSAGHPPPIVWRNADAAFEEHGTGDPLLGIEPKAVFHQRQVVVSKGDVIVLYTDGITEAVDKNGERFGHDRLKECLRDAVVGSAQQIVDVLVETVQAFIDPLPARDDITALVIKVG
- a CDS encoding HAD-IIB family hydrolase, whose amino-acid sequence is MPKDISELQAENIRVIFFDIDDTLSSEGKIRPEAYAAMWKLKEAGKVIVPITGRPAGWCDHIARMWPVEAIVGENGAFYFMMKEGRMQKYYTADKSRRGEFKQGLEKIRAEVLSEVPSAGISSDQDYREFELAIDFCEDVPRLSDADIEKVEEIFKRHGATTKISSIHINGWFGDYNKLTTAKIFAKNELGIDVEKKNSLFTFCGDSPNDEPMFDFFDLSVGVANVMDFANRIKSMPKFITKSKSGKGFAELADKIISAGCSG
- a CDS encoding bifunctional folylpolyglutamate synthase/dihydrofolate synthase codes for the protein MSYEEACEFLELLRPKGFHMDLGPITEGCSSMGQPQSEYPSVHIGGTNGKGSTAAFMTEILMKSGYRVGLYTSPHLVNVRERIQVNRKEISEDDFSNVIGMIRNSLMDERSLSFFEMLTLAAFVHFRESKVEIAVFETGLGGRLDATNVIIPKVSIITPISFDHTEHIGRTLSEIAREKAGIIKRGVPTVTAYQPAEVMNVIKNACDDIGSPLCTASPDDVKGELGLKGEHQRQNASCAVQAADILVEYGFHIDNVEKALLETSWPGRLEVVSQSPMVILDGAHNVAGAESLACFVRSSVPKKKAVLMLGVLGDKDFSGLIRPLAPLFSRIICVRAPSERAASPKDLAAAARSSGADISIEDGVVDALKKTMKKLGKDETLIVSGSLTVVGEAKAFFNRIS
- the polA gene encoding DNA polymerase I codes for the protein MAKKRLYLIDGSNYLFRAFYAIPRLTNSKGFPTNALHGFAKMLLKLQKEGKPEYMAVCFDRPEPTFRDGIFENYKANRQAPPEDLEKQFPYMRPLVEALGLKGVDLPGYEADDIIGTLAKKYASDDTEVVIVSGDKDMMQLIGPNVIMYDGMKDKWVGDKEVIEKFGVAPEGVVEVLGLAGDSSDNVPGISGVGPKTASKLIREYGSIEKVIKNAERIGGSLGKKLLDGAELARISLSLVRIATDAPLDIQLKDLVPKRMGGEQAVAFFKELEFSGLLTELGENTFESTISFEKYFTVTEEKALIKLCNSLKNKEYLSIDLETTSLDPIDAKIVGFSLSWEAGEAAYLPIGHLPSAPSNLCDQGPLFEISDPPAQLTIEEIKRHLGPLLAEPSLPLIGQNLNYDLTVLKQHGFQYAGVHFDTMIASYLIDPLGEHDLDSLAEKYLEHRMIRYEDVVGKGKSEICFSRVPIDSARDYACEDADVALRLFHIFRKEIKEKCRDLFNKIEMPLIDPLVDMQIAGVKVDSGKLARIGADFANKLGSLEKKIFELAGEEFNVNSTKQLGVILFEKLSLKGGKKTKTGYSTSQEILEELSSQHELPGKVLEYRTLSKLKSTYVDALPQLIYKRSGRIHTSFNQARTATGRLSSSDPNLQNIPVRGEEGRRIREAFVAEKGFKLLSADYSQIELRVLAHMSGDENLLQAFAEGLDVHAITASGIFGVRVRDVTREQRTVGKTVNFATIYGQGAFGLSKQLGISAGEAASYIENYFKKYPAVAKYRELVLYEAKNRGYVETLFGRRRPVGELSSQNRMAVQIAERVAFNTVFQGTAADIIKIAMIDIHAGIGDISKGAKMIVQVHDELLFEVPDGDCEVLKSFVVSKMEGAAQLKVPLVVDVGIADNWAEAH
- a CDS encoding Ldh family oxidoreductase → MSEKIMLLPVDMAKEFMNDVLVGMGVPKEDALICRDVLIASDLKGIDSHGIGRLKMYYDRIKLGVQKPVTELEIVKDTETTAVVDGHHGMGHVIGFRSMRIAIDKAKKFGLGAVAVRNSTHYGIAGYYPEMAVKENMAGFTFTNARPSIAPTFGVEPLLGTNPLTFGAPTDEPFPFVIDCATSITQRGKLELYDRQEKETPVGLAINNLGQSLTDTKKLLSALTKGDAALLPIGGESELYGGHKGYGWAVMVEILSAALQDGAYLKGLLGEDESGKPAPYRLGHFFLAIDIEHFIPISIFKKIAGNIVRTLRNSQKVPGAGRIYTAGEKEYESERLRGKEGIPINNNLRKNLITMRDELGLAKYQTSF